From one Candidatus Chlorobium masyuteum genomic stretch:
- a CDS encoding metallophosphoesterase family protein → MKIAHLSDLHVSGRRDRRQLEDLDRMFDHLNTAGFDHLVISGDLSNTANSGDWGVVKEKLEKHGRYHWEKTTVIAGNHDLINLEEEMRFYNALNPLPLLRKKAFDRKLANFCRYFRELITGEEGGSPIYPFVKIINYPSVRIAIAAFNSVFPWYPADNPLGARGEVDQKQLDAFSSESLLSTLRECFVIGLCHHAYRVYGTDSLIDQAFDWTMELKNRDEFLDLMMALHAKLVLHGHFHRFQSYMVKDLTFINGGSFRIMPKQYSELIVDGQGGFTQRFIMLP, encoded by the coding sequence GTGAAAATAGCGCACCTGTCGGACCTTCATGTTTCCGGCAGGAGGGATCGCCGCCAGCTCGAAGATCTTGATCGTATGTTCGATCATCTCAATACCGCAGGCTTTGATCATCTGGTCATTTCCGGGGACCTCAGCAATACAGCAAATTCCGGTGACTGGGGGGTGGTGAAAGAGAAACTGGAGAAGCATGGTCGCTACCATTGGGAGAAGACCACTGTTATTGCCGGTAACCATGATTTGATCAATCTTGAAGAGGAGATGCGTTTTTATAACGCCCTGAATCCCTTGCCGCTTCTCAGAAAAAAAGCATTTGATCGCAAGCTCGCTAATTTCTGCCGGTATTTCCGGGAGTTGATTACCGGAGAAGAGGGCGGATCTCCGATCTATCCGTTTGTCAAGATCATCAACTATCCTTCGGTCAGAATTGCCATTGCCGCATTCAATTCAGTTTTCCCCTGGTATCCGGCTGATAATCCTTTAGGGGCAAGAGGTGAAGTTGATCAGAAGCAGCTTGATGCATTTTCCTCGGAGAGCCTTCTCTCGACGCTCCGGGAGTGTTTTGTGATCGGGCTCTGCCATCATGCCTACAGGGTATACGGTACCGATTCGCTGATTGATCAGGCTTTTGACTGGACCATGGAGCTGAAAAACCGGGATGAGTTTCTCGATCTGATGATGGCCCTGCATGCAAAACTGGTACTGCACGGCCATTTTCACCGTTTTCAGTCCTATATGGTTAAAGATCTGACCTTTATTAACGGGGGAAGTTTTCGCATCATGCCAAAGCAGTACAGTGAGCTGATCGTGGACGGGCAGGGGGGATTCACTCAGCGCTTTATCATGCTGCCGTGA
- the glgP gene encoding alpha-glucan family phosphorylase — protein sequence MQKKIVSLNELTRNLWWSWDTEAKQIFEELSPLLWERNNHNPVELLRHISQDELEARSYGDFGKKIDAAHDRFTAYMNDKETWAAKNAPELVERPVAYFSAEFGIHESVRIYSGGLGVLAGDHIKSASDLGINFIGITLFYREGYFRQYLNHDGWQMEDYPLQHPEHLPVEKVKRADGSDLVISVNIAQSEVFAQAWRLKVGRATLYLLDTNIAENESHYRDICCRVYGGDQNMRINQEIVLGIGGVKLLEELGEKPAVYHMNEGHSAFLTLELLAMEHAKGATQEEAKASVRSRCVFTTHTPVPAGHDRFSREMMHYTFDKYLATTGITFDDLMLLGSEDRNNIYGLFTMTVLALNLSRAANGVSKLHGEVSRTMWQHLYKDKAVADVPIGHITNGVHASSWTCGLTDSFWKNHAGSIDEMTLSREAAEAALATVSDSELWSLRYSLKRNLFDFIDRYLANQLFHQHSNTFYNEYDVMRSPKNTFSPDVLTIGFARRFATYKRAPLIFSDLDRLDRIINHADMPLQIVFAGKAHPHDDAGKDYIRQIVHHSRRPQFTGKVIFLENYNLGVAKRMVSGVDIWLNTPVRPMEASGTSGEKTVLHGGLNFSVLDGWWPEAYNGENGFAIGNGEFFENHEEQDRFDAEKMYSTLENQIIPAYYNRNAENIPTEWIKKIRNAIATIAPEYNTHRMVRDYATRYYLNK from the coding sequence ATGCAAAAAAAAATAGTCTCTCTTAACGAACTCACAAGAAATCTCTGGTGGTCCTGGGATACAGAAGCAAAACAGATTTTTGAGGAACTCTCTCCTCTGCTCTGGGAACGGAACAACCACAATCCGGTAGAACTGCTTCGGCATATCTCCCAGGATGAACTGGAAGCTCGCAGTTATGGCGATTTCGGCAAAAAAATAGATGCCGCACACGACCGCTTTACTGCCTACATGAACGATAAAGAGACCTGGGCGGCAAAAAACGCTCCGGAACTTGTTGAGCGTCCTGTAGCCTACTTCAGCGCGGAGTTCGGTATCCATGAAAGTGTCAGGATCTATTCAGGAGGACTCGGGGTTCTTGCCGGAGATCACATCAAATCGGCCAGTGACCTTGGCATCAACTTTATCGGCATCACCCTGTTCTACAGGGAGGGATACTTCCGCCAGTACCTCAATCACGATGGATGGCAGATGGAAGACTACCCGCTTCAGCACCCTGAACATCTTCCGGTTGAAAAAGTAAAACGGGCTGACGGCAGTGATCTTGTCATCTCCGTTAATATAGCACAAAGCGAAGTTTTTGCACAGGCATGGCGTTTAAAGGTCGGCCGGGCAACACTCTACCTGCTTGACACCAATATTGCGGAAAATGAATCCCACTACCGCGATATCTGCTGCCGTGTCTATGGCGGTGACCAGAACATGCGTATCAACCAGGAGATCGTCCTCGGAATCGGCGGCGTCAAGCTGCTTGAAGAGCTTGGTGAAAAACCCGCAGTCTATCACATGAACGAAGGGCACTCGGCATTTCTCACCCTTGAGCTGCTGGCCATGGAGCATGCAAAAGGAGCTACACAAGAGGAGGCAAAGGCAAGTGTCCGTTCGCGTTGCGTTTTCACTACGCACACACCGGTTCCTGCCGGTCATGACCGATTCTCAAGAGAGATGATGCACTACACCTTCGACAAGTACCTGGCCACTACAGGCATTACGTTCGATGATCTAATGCTGCTCGGCTCCGAAGACCGGAATAATATCTATGGCCTCTTCACCATGACGGTGCTTGCACTCAATCTGTCGAGGGCGGCAAACGGAGTATCAAAACTGCATGGAGAGGTCTCTCGCACCATGTGGCAGCACCTCTATAAAGACAAAGCGGTTGCGGATGTGCCGATCGGTCATATCACCAACGGCGTGCACGCCAGCAGCTGGACATGCGGTTTGACCGACAGTTTCTGGAAAAACCATGCCGGCAGTATCGACGAGATGACCCTTTCACGTGAAGCGGCTGAAGCTGCTCTTGCAACAGTCTCCGATTCCGAACTCTGGTCTCTGCGTTACAGCCTGAAGCGCAATCTGTTCGACTTTATCGACCGCTACCTGGCTAACCAGCTGTTTCACCAGCACTCCAATACCTTCTACAACGAGTACGATGTGATGCGCTCTCCGAAAAACACCTTCTCTCCGGACGTGCTGACCATAGGTTTTGCAAGACGATTTGCTACGTACAAGCGGGCACCGCTAATTTTCAGTGATCTTGACCGTCTCGACCGGATCATCAATCATGCGGATATGCCGTTGCAGATTGTCTTTGCAGGAAAAGCCCATCCGCATGACGATGCAGGAAAGGACTATATCCGCCAGATTGTTCATCACTCGCGCCGTCCGCAGTTTACCGGCAAGGTTATCTTCCTGGAGAACTACAATCTCGGTGTGGCAAAACGGATGGTTTCCGGCGTTGATATCTGGCTGAACACCCCGGTCAGGCCGATGGAGGCAAGCGGAACATCGGGCGAGAAAACCGTACTGCATGGCGGGCTGAATTTCAGTGTGCTGGACGGCTGGTGGCCTGAAGCCTATAACGGCGAGAACGGCTTTGCAATAGGCAACGGTGAATTCTTCGAAAATCATGAGGAACAGGACCGTTTCGATGCCGAAAAGATGTACTCGACACTGGAAAACCAGATCATTCCTGCATACTACAATCGAAACGCAGAGAATATTCCGACCGAGTGGATCAAAAAAATCCGGAACGCCATTGCCACCATTGCACCGGAATACAACACCCACAGAATGGTCAGGGATTACGCAACCCGCTACTATCTGAACAAGTAA
- a CDS encoding dihydroorotate dehydrogenase translates to MSQHGSAKPATCASVSLGRGLELKSPVLLASGTVSYGEELSRLCDLSTIGGIVTKAISLEPRAGNRPRRIAETPSGMINAIGLANVGIERFIEEKVPFLRTLDTAVIVNIAGRSIDEYGEVVSKLDRVDGLDGYEINLSCPNVKGECMIMGVSPNATFEIVSELRKITHRHLMIKLTPNVTSISSIALAAEEAGADSVSLINTVVGMAVDYKTRKPLLKNITGGLSGPAIKPIALAKVWEVYNAVKIPVVGMGGIAGFEDAMEFLVTGARAIQIGTMNFVYPDISEKVAAAIEQHFSAPGAIPIREYSGSLVTG, encoded by the coding sequence ATGAGCCAACACGGTAGCGCCAAACCGGCCACATGCGCATCGGTCTCCCTTGGCCGGGGACTGGAGTTGAAATCTCCGGTGCTCCTTGCATCAGGTACCGTATCCTATGGCGAAGAGCTCAGCCGGCTCTGTGACCTCTCTACAATAGGCGGCATCGTTACCAAGGCAATCTCCCTCGAACCCCGGGCAGGCAACCGCCCGCGACGGATTGCAGAGACCCCTTCGGGCATGATCAACGCCATCGGACTGGCCAATGTCGGCATTGAACGCTTCATAGAGGAGAAGGTTCCGTTTCTCAGAACCCTTGATACGGCCGTTATTGTCAATATTGCCGGCCGCTCGATCGATGAGTACGGTGAAGTTGTCTCGAAACTGGACCGGGTTGACGGACTTGACGGCTATGAAATTAATCTTTCATGCCCCAACGTCAAGGGGGAGTGCATGATTATGGGTGTCAGCCCGAACGCGACCTTTGAAATCGTTTCGGAACTGCGAAAAATAACCCACCGTCACCTCATGATCAAGCTGACACCAAATGTCACCTCGATCAGCTCAATCGCACTTGCTGCTGAAGAGGCCGGTGCAGACTCGGTTTCACTCATCAATACCGTTGTCGGCATGGCGGTGGACTACAAAACCCGCAAGCCGCTGTTGAAAAACATCACCGGAGGACTCTCCGGACCGGCTATCAAGCCGATCGCACTCGCAAAGGTTTGGGAGGTCTATAATGCCGTCAAAATTCCGGTGGTCGGTATGGGTGGTATTGCCGGATTTGAAGACGCGATGGAATTTCTCGTCACCGGAGCGCGGGCGATTCAGATCGGCACCATGAACTTTGTCTACCCGGACATCAGCGAAAAGGTGGCGGCAGCCATAGAACAGCATTTCTCTGCGCCGGGAGCGATACCCATCAGAGAGTACAGCGGAAGTCTTGTTACCGGTTAG
- a CDS encoding DUF4407 domain-containing protein, producing MSVHRSTMTFSRLQRFFWICSGTPVSVIEKYPTEHSKYIGIGATIFFTAFFAGLSGGYALYFVFAGSAFAWLWALLFGFIWGLAIFNLDRYIVSGINKSSKGLKQFYQASPRLIFAVLIALVIARPLELKIFDKEIREQLRLRYLSDQREMIGKVQSSFREKYALELGQIAAYQKEYDTLSSEVNRLREELKAEVFGSHTATTSGVEGYGTYARNKELVVKAKQTRLEFLAAQLAGLQEYMNRQKAAEGINSQSIQNEKEMDQAIAVAGFADRNWALGELTHSANDVSRSSANAVTFITLLFIAFECAPLIVKLLSDIGPSDVDIRESESRIISQLTSSTFLSRTRIVREYRTPGSKKGGRRAKRYLSNKRW from the coding sequence ATGAGCGTGCATAGGAGTACCATGACCTTTTCCCGATTACAGCGTTTTTTCTGGATCTGCTCCGGAACTCCGGTTTCAGTGATTGAAAAATATCCGACCGAGCACAGCAAATATATCGGTATAGGGGCAACCATATTTTTCACTGCGTTTTTTGCCGGTCTTTCCGGTGGATACGCGCTCTATTTTGTTTTTGCCGGTTCTGCTTTTGCCTGGTTGTGGGCTCTCCTTTTCGGCTTTATCTGGGGGCTGGCGATTTTCAATCTCGACCGGTACATTGTTTCAGGCATCAACAAAAGCTCCAAAGGGCTGAAACAGTTCTACCAGGCATCCCCCCGTCTGATATTTGCCGTACTGATAGCCCTGGTCATTGCCCGACCCCTCGAACTGAAAATATTTGACAAGGAGATCCGCGAGCAGCTTCGTCTTCGTTATCTCTCGGATCAAAGGGAGATGATAGGAAAGGTCCAGAGCTCATTCAGGGAGAAATATGCTCTTGAACTCGGCCAGATTGCTGCCTATCAGAAAGAGTATGACACTCTGAGCAGCGAAGTGAACCGGTTGCGGGAGGAGCTTAAAGCAGAGGTGTTCGGTTCCCATACCGCCACGACTTCCGGTGTGGAGGGGTATGGTACCTATGCGAGAAACAAGGAGCTTGTTGTGAAGGCTAAACAGACAAGACTTGAATTTCTTGCGGCTCAGCTTGCCGGACTTCAGGAGTATATGAACCGCCAGAAAGCCGCAGAGGGGATCAACTCTCAATCGATACAGAATGAAAAAGAGATGGATCAGGCCATCGCTGTTGCCGGTTTTGCCGACAGAAACTGGGCACTTGGCGAGTTGACCCACTCGGCAAACGATGTGAGCCGCTCTTCGGCAAATGCGGTTACCTTTATCACTCTGCTCTTTATTGCCTTCGAATGTGCGCCGCTCATTGTCAAGCTACTCTCCGATATCGGACCTTCTGATGTGGATATCAGGGAGTCGGAGTCCAGAATTATTTCGCAGTTGACCAGCAGCACATTTCTCTCACGCACCCGGATTGTCCGCGAGTACCGGACTCCAGGCTCCAAAAAAGGGGGGCGGCGGGCAAAGCGGTATCTCTCGAACAAGAGGTGGTAG
- the ispF gene encoding 2-C-methyl-D-erythritol 2,4-cyclodiphosphate synthase: protein MRIGIGIDVHPFAEGRKLVIGGVEIAAEKGLEGHSDADVLLHAVSDALLGAAALGDIGLHFPNTSMEFKDIDSMILLKHVGKLLEKNGYRTVNVDAMLLLEAPKIAPYITVMRKNIARCLNMEIGTVSVKATTNEKLGYIGREEGAAAHAVCIIKKI, encoded by the coding sequence ATGCGTATTGGAATCGGTATTGATGTACACCCTTTTGCAGAGGGCCGGAAACTGGTTATCGGCGGTGTTGAAATTGCTGCTGAAAAAGGACTTGAAGGCCACAGCGATGCCGATGTTTTACTCCATGCGGTCAGTGACGCACTGCTTGGTGCTGCGGCACTGGGAGATATCGGTCTGCACTTCCCCAACACCAGCATGGAATTCAAGGATATCGACAGCATGATCCTGTTGAAGCATGTGGGAAAACTGCTTGAGAAAAACGGCTACCGGACGGTCAATGTTGATGCCATGCTGCTGCTTGAAGCGCCGAAAATAGCTCCCTACATCACCGTCATGCGTAAAAACATTGCCCGCTGTCTCAATATGGAGATCGGAACGGTCTCGGTCAAAGCCACAACAAACGAAAAACTCGGCTATATCGGACGCGAAGAGGGTGCGGCCGCACATGCTGTCTGCATCATCAAAAAAATCTGA
- a CDS encoding ABC transporter permease has protein sequence MNYLDQARIAFVHLRERKRQTLLTALGVAVGSAMLVTTISVARGSSSNVIAKVIDTMPHVMVTAERVVPLIPDNIIGQNSRRIAMVTKNITPDKQEVIKNYAGVVESIRSVKELQSISPYVLSKLLARNKTRFTPCVARGVVPQLEGEIAGLKKNLIEKNALEELSYTPNGILVGDLLAKKLNAGYHSRVVLVTKNSEEFPVTLVGRFSSGFNAKDEREAYVNLALAQRMEGIASNSVTGIGMRTEHVERAAETAAEVQRLSGYKSESWDETNRNVIEFYNRNALITLVLVGFVFIVAGLGVSSVMTTVVLQKVKDIAIMRSMGMPAGNITRIFMLEGLMIGILGVLIGSPMGHVICHFVSSIRFEASTAGVLKSDRINLIETPDAHLIVIVFGILIAVLSSMSPARKATRYQPVRILRGEVGA, from the coding sequence ATGAATTATCTGGACCAGGCAAGGATTGCTTTCGTGCATCTCAGGGAGAGAAAGCGCCAGACACTCCTGACCGCTCTTGGTGTTGCTGTCGGTTCAGCCATGCTTGTGACTACTATTTCGGTGGCTCGGGGTTCTTCGTCGAATGTCATAGCCAAGGTCATTGATACCATGCCGCATGTTATGGTGACAGCCGAGAGAGTGGTGCCGCTTATTCCGGACAATATCATCGGTCAGAACTCCCGGCGGATTGCCATGGTGACGAAAAATATCACACCGGACAAGCAGGAGGTTATCAAGAATTATGCCGGGGTTGTTGAGAGTATTCGTTCAGTCAAGGAGCTGCAGAGTATTTCACCGTATGTTCTCAGCAAACTCCTTGCCCGCAACAAAACACGATTTACACCCTGCGTTGCCCGCGGGGTTGTACCGCAGCTTGAAGGGGAGATTGCCGGTCTTAAAAAGAATCTGATTGAAAAAAATGCTCTTGAAGAGCTCTCCTATACTCCGAATGGTATTCTTGTTGGAGATCTTCTGGCGAAAAAACTCAATGCAGGCTATCACTCAAGAGTTGTGCTGGTGACAAAAAACAGCGAGGAGTTCCCGGTAACGCTGGTGGGCCGCTTCAGCAGCGGCTTCAATGCCAAGGATGAGCGGGAAGCCTATGTCAATCTTGCCCTTGCCCAGAGAATGGAGGGAATTGCCTCGAACTCGGTGACCGGAATCGGGATGAGAACGGAGCATGTTGAGCGTGCTGCAGAGACGGCTGCAGAGGTGCAGAGACTGAGCGGTTATAAAAGTGAGAGCTGGGATGAGACCAACCGGAATGTCATTGAGTTCTATAACCGGAATGCCCTGATTACCCTTGTGCTTGTCGGTTTTGTCTTTATTGTTGCAGGCCTCGGTGTCTCTTCGGTTATGACCACTGTGGTACTGCAGAAGGTGAAGGATATTGCCATCATGCGCTCAATGGGTATGCCTGCGGGGAACATAACCCGGATATTCATGCTTGAAGGGTTGATGATCGGGATTCTCGGGGTGCTCATCGGAAGCCCGATGGGCCATGTGATATGCCACTTTGTCTCTTCCATCCGCTTTGAGGCCAGTACGGCAGGCGTGCTGAAAAGTGACCGGATCAATCTGATAGAAACGCCGGACGCGCACCTTATTGTGATTGTTTTCGGCATCCTGATTGCCGTGCTCTCCTCCATGAGCCCGGCGCGAAAGGCAACACGCTATCAGCCGGTCCGTATTCTCAGGGGCGAGGTAGGCGCTTAG
- a CDS encoding 6-phosphofructokinase: protein MKKIGILTSGGDCGGLNAVLKGAAMMALSKDLELYIIPNGYAGLYNLIDQPSIVRLDQSRLDLFDASFAGSEAGHSRVKIKAISNPEKYNRIKAGMKKFDLDALVISGGDDSGSVMVDLNQNGIQCIHAPKTMDLDLQTYSVGGDSTINRIAQFVHDLKTTGRTHNRVLVTEVFGRYAGHTAFRSGVAAEADCILIPEIPADWDVVYEHLKERFTRRIRESDVNSGTYTIVVAEGIKNADGSDIVDESAGVDAFGHKKLAGAGKFTCQQIQKRMKTDPAMPIFMKETGMFVEGIYEIPEVREVHPGHLVRSGSSSAYDVNFGFEAGAAAILLLLDGKTGVTISKVRGRKIEYIESSKAIVQRHVDLDHVAMYEALGICFGRKASLYEPILREVDGVYERIY, encoded by the coding sequence GTGAAAAAAATAGGCATACTGACCAGCGGAGGAGATTGTGGTGGACTCAATGCAGTGCTTAAGGGCGCAGCAATGATGGCTCTGTCAAAAGACCTCGAACTCTATATCATTCCAAACGGCTACGCCGGACTCTACAACCTCATTGATCAGCCATCTATCGTCCGTCTTGACCAGAGTCGACTTGACCTGTTCGATGCCAGTTTTGCGGGATCCGAAGCCGGTCATTCGAGAGTTAAAATCAAGGCAATAAGCAATCCGGAAAAGTACAACCGCATCAAGGCCGGCATGAAAAAATTTGACCTTGACGCTCTTGTCATCAGCGGCGGTGACGACTCCGGAAGCGTTATGGTTGACCTCAACCAGAATGGCATACAGTGCATCCATGCGCCGAAAACCATGGATCTGGACCTCCAGACCTACTCGGTTGGCGGAGACTCCACGATCAACCGCATTGCGCAGTTTGTCCATGACCTGAAAACCACCGGCAGAACCCACAACCGTGTACTCGTAACCGAGGTATTCGGCCGGTATGCCGGACATACCGCTTTCCGCAGTGGCGTCGCGGCCGAAGCCGACTGTATTCTCATTCCGGAAATTCCGGCAGACTGGGATGTCGTCTACGAACACCTTAAGGAGCGCTTTACCCGCAGAATCAGGGAGAGCGATGTCAACAGCGGAACCTATACCATTGTGGTTGCCGAAGGCATTAAAAATGCAGATGGCAGCGACATTGTTGATGAATCAGCCGGCGTTGATGCTTTCGGCCACAAGAAACTGGCCGGTGCAGGCAAATTCACCTGCCAGCAGATCCAGAAAAGAATGAAAACCGACCCGGCCATGCCGATTTTTATGAAAGAGACCGGTATGTTCGTTGAAGGAATCTACGAGATTCCCGAAGTGCGTGAAGTCCATCCCGGCCACCTTGTCCGTTCAGGCAGCTCTTCGGCTTACGATGTCAACTTCGGCTTCGAAGCCGGAGCGGCGGCGATACTGCTCCTTCTTGACGGCAAAACAGGAGTGACAATATCCAAAGTCAGGGGTCGTAAAATTGAATACATTGAATCGAGCAAAGCTATTGTCCAGCGCCATGTCGATCTTGACCATGTCGCCATGTATGAAGCGCTCGGCATCTGCTTCGGACGAAAAGCCAGCCTCTATGAGCCGATACTTCGTGAAGTGGACGGCGTTTACGAAAGAATCTACTGA
- a CDS encoding branched-chain amino acid transaminase — protein MNKSAKIWMNGELIDWNDAKIHILSHVVHYGSSTFEGIRCYETLKGSAVLFLDEHIKRLRDSSKIYRIEIPYSEKELKDAVITTIHANSQKACYIRPLVYRGQGAVGVNPHRASIEVAIATWEWGTYLGEDVLETGVDVRISSWTRPAPNTLPSWAKAGGNYLNSQLIKMEALMDDYAEGVALDVNGYVSEGSGENIFVVRDGIIYTPMSGQSILPGFTRFAVMHIAKELGYEVRETLIPREALYVADEVFLTGTAAEITPVRSIDKYPIGNERRGPITEALQHHYLKIVQTGEDPYNWLTFI, from the coding sequence ATGAACAAGTCTGCTAAAATCTGGATGAACGGCGAACTGATTGACTGGAATGACGCCAAAATCCACATCCTGTCACATGTTGTCCACTACGGTTCATCCACATTTGAAGGGATCCGTTGCTATGAGACCCTCAAAGGCTCGGCGGTGCTCTTTCTTGACGAACATATCAAACGGCTCAGGGACTCGTCGAAAATATACCGTATTGAAATTCCATACTCCGAAAAGGAGCTGAAAGATGCGGTCATCACCACCATCCACGCCAACAGTCAGAAAGCCTGCTACATCCGTCCGCTGGTCTACCGCGGACAGGGGGCAGTCGGAGTAAACCCTCACCGTGCATCCATCGAAGTTGCCATTGCCACCTGGGAGTGGGGCACCTATCTTGGAGAGGATGTTCTTGAAACCGGTGTTGACGTCCGGATCTCATCCTGGACCCGTCCGGCGCCGAACACTCTGCCCTCATGGGCCAAGGCCGGAGGAAACTATCTGAATTCGCAGCTCATCAAAATGGAAGCCCTGATGGACGACTATGCCGAAGGCGTTGCGCTTGACGTCAACGGTTATGTTTCCGAAGGGAGCGGCGAGAATATTTTCGTCGTCCGGGATGGCATTATCTATACCCCCATGTCCGGTCAGTCAATTCTGCCCGGCTTTACCCGCTTCGCCGTGATGCACATCGCAAAAGAGCTTGGTTACGAGGTTCGTGAAACCCTTATTCCCCGCGAAGCGCTCTATGTTGCCGATGAGGTCTTTCTGACCGGTACGGCGGCAGAGATCACCCCGGTCAGAAGCATCGACAAATATCCGATCGGCAATGAACGGCGCGGTCCGATTACCGAAGCACTGCAGCACCACTACCTGAAAATCGTTCAGACCGGCGAAGATCCCTACAACTGGCTGACCTTTATATGA
- a CDS encoding DNA polymerase III subunit: MSWKNIIGQKQQIRVLQKALETDRFAHAYLFTGPEGSGKESVAFELASILNCRTASLQNGEGSCETCPDCMQVRSFMHQNIEYLFPVESALLDTGEGAKKENKKFTEARERYEALLEQKKENPYFSPAMERSMGILTEQIIALQHKASFMPGEGSKKIFIISQADRLHPSAANKLLKLLEEPPAHVLFILVTSRPDGLLPTIRSRCQALRFSKVTARELRLWLMENRPEIVEPELSFIISFSRGNLRLAWELINNRNSNGAETPTMLLRNQALDYLRKVLTPNRFHEAIMAAEECARNLTRSELTLFLGALLLFFQDINHRKIVPEFAELNNPDITDSIDRFARNFPHADFFTISTLTEEAIRTIERNASPLLVMASYTSEIRRLLQRA, translated from the coding sequence ATGAGCTGGAAAAACATTATCGGTCAGAAACAGCAGATCCGTGTTCTGCAGAAAGCTCTTGAAACAGACCGCTTTGCTCATGCCTACCTTTTTACCGGCCCGGAAGGGTCGGGAAAAGAGTCCGTTGCCTTTGAACTCGCCTCAATTCTCAACTGCCGCACAGCGTCACTTCAGAACGGGGAGGGCTCATGCGAAACCTGCCCTGACTGTATGCAGGTTCGCTCCTTCATGCACCAGAATATTGAGTATCTCTTTCCTGTCGAATCAGCCCTGCTTGACACCGGGGAGGGGGCAAAAAAAGAGAACAAAAAGTTTACCGAGGCCAGGGAACGCTACGAAGCGCTGCTTGAACAAAAAAAAGAGAATCCCTACTTCTCTCCCGCCATGGAGCGCTCCATGGGCATTCTGACCGAACAGATTATCGCGCTTCAGCATAAAGCCTCCTTTATGCCGGGTGAGGGAAGCAAAAAGATCTTCATTATTTCGCAGGCTGACCGCCTGCACCCCTCGGCAGCAAACAAGCTGCTGAAACTGCTTGAGGAACCGCCTGCTCATGTGCTGTTTATTCTGGTAACCTCAAGGCCGGACGGGCTCCTTCCGACCATACGCTCACGATGCCAGGCTCTCCGCTTCTCAAAAGTAACCGCCCGGGAACTGCGCCTCTGGCTGATGGAAAACCGCCCCGAAATTGTGGAGCCCGAACTGAGCTTTATTATCAGTTTTTCAAGGGGAAACCTCAGGCTTGCATGGGAGCTGATCAACAACCGTAACAGCAATGGAGCTGAGACGCCAACCATGCTCCTGCGCAACCAGGCGCTCGACTATTTGCGCAAGGTGCTCACGCCGAACCGCTTCCATGAAGCTATTATGGCCGCTGAAGAGTGTGCCCGAAACCTGACGCGCAGTGAGCTGACGCTCTTTCTTGGCGCGCTCCTGCTCTTCTTTCAGGACATCAACCACCGCAAAATTGTGCCGGAGTTCGCGGAACTCAACAACCCCGACATTACCGACTCGATTGACCGTTTTGCCCGGAACTTCCCCCATGCGGATTTCTTCACCATCTCAACCCTCACCGAAGAGGCGATCCGCACCATCGAACGCAACGCCAGTCCGCTCCTCGTCATGGCCTCCTATACCTCCGAAATCCGCCGCCTGCTGCAACGGGCCTGA
- the cutA gene encoding divalent-cation tolerance protein CutA has product MKSDYCMVITTAPDRMEAENLAEGILENHLAACVQMADIRSFFIWEGALQKEDEVALSIKTTEARYTALEAYILEYHPYDVPEIIKLPVTGGLPGYLNWLDSTTGDRKNIDSEGPKDQEML; this is encoded by the coding sequence ATGAAAAGCGATTATTGCATGGTTATCACCACGGCCCCTGACCGGATGGAAGCCGAAAATCTTGCCGAGGGTATTCTGGAAAACCATCTTGCTGCCTGTGTACAGATGGCTGATATCCGGAGCTTTTTTATCTGGGAGGGAGCGCTGCAGAAAGAGGATGAAGTTGCGCTCTCCATCAAAACCACCGAAGCCCGCTACACTGCCCTTGAGGCCTATATTTTGGAGTATCATCCCTACGATGTGCCGGAAATTATCAAGCTTCCCGTAACCGGAGGTCTTCCCGGTTATCTCAACTGGCTTGACTCCACGACCGGGGATAGGAAAAATATAGACTCCGAGGGCCCAAAGGACCAGGAGATGCTGTAG